In one Silene latifolia isolate original U9 population chromosome 10, ASM4854445v1, whole genome shotgun sequence genomic region, the following are encoded:
- the LOC141608817 gene encoding uncharacterized protein LOC141608817 — protein MSTLQYLVDIDLSCNNLVGSIPDDMSNITDLLNLNLSYNQLSGTMPENIGNLKSLISLDLSKNKLRGSIPTSMGELYSLSHLNLSYNNLSGQIPAGNQLQILSDQASIYAGNPYLCGDFLPTKCKSKADELGKGTCNEGNVDNEKKLKKMGLDFVVMSGFATGFWEVFA, from the coding sequence ATGAGCACTCTACAATACTTGGTAGATATAGACCTCTCTTGCAATAACTTGGTAGGTAGCATTCCCGATGACATGTCAAACATCACCGACTTGTTGAATCTTAACTTGTCGTATAATCAGCTATCTGGAACGATGCCGGAGAATATTGGGAATTTGAAGTCATTGATCTCATTGGACTTGTCAAAGAACAAACTCAGGGGAAGTATTCCAACAAGCATGGGTGAACTGTATAGCTTGAGCCACCTTAACTTGTCCTACAACAATTTGTCAGGCCAAATCCCGGCCGGTAATCAGCTACAAATCCTATCTGACCAAGCCTCAATTTATGCCGGAAATCCTTATCTTTGTGGGGATTTTCTGCCTACAAAGTGCAAAAGCAAAGCTGACGAACTAGGAAAGGGTACGTGTAATGAAGGCAATGTTGATAATGaaaagaagctcaagaaaatggGGTTGGACTTTGTAGTGATGTCGGGATTTGCTACTGGTTTTTGGGAAGTTTTTGCTTAA